One Archangium lipolyticum DNA segment encodes these proteins:
- a CDS encoding sulfite exporter TauE/SafE family protein, whose product MTSVLPVLQSLFGQLLPAPVVAAGAAGAWMVGVTGSMHCLLMCGPLACAGLPQVKGPERWRAVLAYQSARVGAYALMGGLLGALGGGVTRALAVSTRPWLPWVMAAALVASALELGKRLRPLPGLSHLAGAITRAGAKFSLLSRSGAMGAVTPLLPCGLLYGVYAAALTSGSAGGGALLLGAFALGGLPALLGAQLQTGLWQRQPRVAAFVLKRAVPLVAAAVLIYRAVGVSSGQPGCH is encoded by the coding sequence ATGACCTCGGTCCTTCCCGTTCTCCAGAGCCTCTTCGGACAGCTCCTTCCGGCCCCCGTGGTGGCGGCGGGCGCCGCGGGCGCATGGATGGTGGGCGTCACCGGCAGCATGCACTGCCTCCTCATGTGCGGGCCGCTGGCCTGCGCGGGATTGCCGCAGGTGAAGGGCCCGGAGAGGTGGCGCGCGGTGCTCGCCTATCAGAGTGCGCGCGTGGGGGCGTACGCGCTGATGGGAGGGCTGCTGGGGGCGCTGGGCGGAGGGGTGACACGCGCGCTCGCGGTGTCGACGCGGCCCTGGCTGCCCTGGGTGATGGCGGCGGCGCTGGTGGCCTCGGCGCTGGAGCTGGGGAAGCGGTTGCGCCCGCTACCGGGGCTGTCCCACCTGGCGGGCGCCATCACCCGGGCGGGCGCAAAGTTTTCGCTTTTGAGCAGATCGGGCGCAATGGGTGCGGTGACCCCGCTCCTGCCGTGCGGCCTGCTCTACGGGGTGTACGCGGCGGCGCTGACGAGCGGCTCCGCTGGAGGAGGAGCGTTGCTGCTGGGGGCGTTCGCGCTGGGGGGGCTGCCGGCGCTGTTGGGCGCACAGCTACAAACGGGCCTGTGGCAGCGGCAGCCGCGCGTGGCGGCGTTCGTGTTGAAGCGCGCCGTGCCCCTGGTGGCCGCGGCGGTGCTCATCTACCGGGCCGTGGGAGTCTCCTCGGGCCAGCCTGGCTGCCACTGA